Within the Verrucomicrobiales bacterium genome, the region ACCTCTTACGATGATGAGTTGTATCTAAAACAGCTCGAACAACGCAAAGCTCCCATCGCAAAACGCGCTCGCCAGATCGCTCAAGAAATGGCGGCCTAACCTAAAAAATACCTTGATTGGTTCACCTCAGCTGTTGGCTAATGTCTCTGAACCCTGCGGGTTCGGGCTCCGATCGCCCACTGAGAAATGCCCGCCCCGTTTACGGTCTGGGCTCAACCCACTGGAGCTGACTGACGACCGGATCATGATCGGAGGAACCCTTCGAGATCACCTGGGAAGAAATCGTCCGAAACTGGGAGGTATGAAATAGATAATCGATCCGAAATCCCATCCCCATGCTGGCTCGCTGATCTCGCCAGGTGGGCATTTCATCCGGCTTCTCGTGGACGCTCGCCAGACTATCAGTCCAGCCCTGAGCCTTCAGAAAGGCTTGGGCCGGACCGAAGGAGAAGCTGTTGAAATCCCCCATCAGCAGGCGGGGCCCCATCCCTTGAAAAGCGGCGTGCACTCGCCGGATCTCGCGATCCTGTATTTCTCCGGCCTTTTGAAATCCCGCCAAAATACCCGGCAGGGAAACGAGTCCCGCCACCTGAGGGGTCCGCAGATGTACATTGGCGAACTCGATCGACACCTTCATCCCAGCGGGAGTCACCCGCGCGAGCAAGGCCCCCCGCATCCCGTTCTCGGCCGGGAGGAAGCGAACGTCCTCCAGAGGCCAGCGCGAGAGCACCCCGAAGCCACCCGATCCCTTGGCGGTCTGGTAAACCTGATGCGGGTAGAGGGTCGCCAAGTCGGCCCGCAGCCTTTGCTCGATCCGTGGGGTGGTCTCCTGCAGACACACCAGCCCAGCGTCCAAACCACGCACCATCTCCAGCAACACGTTCAGGTTGGTGTTCCGATAAAGAACGTTGTAGGTAGCCACCGTCAGCACGGGCTTCACCCCGGGAGCCACCACCGCCGCCCGAAGCGGGCTCGCGAGAGGCAGCAGGAGGCCAAGAACGACCAGCGCCCATGGAAGACGCCCCGCCAATTGCGGCTCGATCCAGGCGGCAGTCAGGCGGAAGCTCATACCACCCGCTCCACCGTAACCTCAACGCCACTGAAACCCACCACCTTGATTCTCTCCCCCTTGTCGATCATCTCCCCCCGGCTCAGAGCATCGCAAAGGTCATCGCCGAGCAGAACCTTCCCGCCGGGACGCAAGGCAGTCAGGGTCACACCTTCCCGCCCCAGAAGCTGCGCCCTCCTCTGGGCCAGCAATTCCTCGGTCTGCATCCCACTGCCCACCGGAGAGCCCGCCGCTCGGTACAGCGCCGTCTGGGGCAGAAAGCGGGCCAGCGCCAGCACGCCCATCACGGTGACCAACGTGGCGAGCAGCAACGTATTCAGAGGGCGAAGCAGAACATCCCCCTGAGGAAAGACGGGCAGCAGCCCATCGGGCCGCGGATAGGCATCCACCACCGCCATCACGACCGCCAGAACCATCATGCCCGCCCCCAGCAGCCCAACCACCAGGGTGCCGGGAAAGAAGAAAAACTCCACGACTACCAAGGCCAAGCCGAGAAAGAAAATTACCACCCAACTGGCCCCGGACAGACCCGCCAGGTAGCCACCCAGAAAATACAGGGCAAACGCCGTGCCGCCGATGATGCCCGGGAGCCCGAACCCGGGAGCCTTAAACTCCAAGTAAACGCCGATCACACCGATTGCCAGCAGCAGGGAACTGACCATTTGGCTGCTGAGGAAGGAGCCCACCTGTTCCCATCCAGTGGGTTCCACCATCACTCGCTCTGCAGAACCATAGCCGGTGCCGATCAGCAAATCCGCCAGCGAAGGATAGGTGCCGGCCGACAACAAGGGCTTGGAGGACGCTCCGTACCGCTTCTCAGCCCCCCGACTCGTCAGCGTGAGCAGTTCTCCCTGCCGATTGAGCACCTCGCCTTCGATCACCAGCTCCTTGGTTCTCCGGATCATGGCCTCCGCCACGTCCACATTATGCCCATTCTTCTCCGCACTGGCACGCACCAGAGCTGCGGTGGCGCTGATCATCTTGGCCTCCGCTGCTTCAGAAACCTTTTCGGCACCACCGCCCGCCCCCACCATGATGGGAGCGGCAGCCCCGATGACCGCCTCAGGCGCCATGTAGATCTGCTGCGTCGCAAAGGAGATGAAGGCACCGGCCGAGAAGGCTTTCCGGTTCACGTAGGTCATTGTTTTGCCCGGAAACTGATTCAAAATCTGAATAATCTCCTCGGTCTTGTCGACCCTGCCTCCGTTCGTCTCCATATCCAAAACCAACAACTCGGCCTTGTCCTCAATGGCCTGCTTTACCCCACGCCGGATCAAAAAGACCAAGGCCGTACCAATTTCCTCACGGACCGGAATGACATAGACCTTCCGTGCGCCCGTGTCTGACGGGGGAGACTGCTTCGTCTCCGAAGCTGGCGCCGCCCCCAAACCCCAGATTTGGAGGAGGAATCCCAAGGTGAGAATCAAGCGGTGCATCGCCAGAAACCTATAGCGTGCCCCAGCCTTCGGGCAATAGCGGGATGATCGTTTCGTGAATCGAGGCGTTACTACTCTTTTGAATCCCATCCGACTCCGTGTGCTCCGCGTATTCCGTGGGCCAAACTCTTCCTTGAAATGAACCCAAGCCTTCCCTTCAGGCCCTCCAGGAGCCGGACGCCGGATTCGGATTGACGTTGCAGGTCCGGCTCGAGATTTTACTGCCCGCATATGCCGAAAATCACACGCGCCCTGCTCTCCGTCTCCGATAAAACGGGTCTGGTTCCGTTTGCCCAAACCCTGGCCCAGGCCGGGGTCGAGTTGATCTCCACCGGAGGAACGGCGCAGGCTTTACGGTCTGCGGGCCTGACGGTCAAGGACTTGAGCGACCACACCGGATTTCCGGAGATGTTGGACGGGCGGGTCAAGACGCTCCATCCCAAGGTCCATGGCGGTTTGCTGTACCTGCGCGGCAACGCCGTTCATGAGGAAACGGCAAAGCGCCACGATATCCCCCCGATCGATCTGGTTGTCGTCAATCTCTACCCCTTCGAGAAAACGGTCGCCAAGCCGGGAGTCGCCCTGCATGAGGCCATCGAGAACATCGATATCGGAGGACCTTCCATGCTGCGCAGCGCCGCCAAGAATCATGAAAGCGTCACGGTGATCGTGGATCCATCGGACTACGACCGGGTGGGCGCGGAGGTTCAAGCTTCAGGCGAGACCACGCTGAGTCTGCGTCGCGCGCTGGCGGCCAAGGTCTACGCCCGCACCGCGGCGTACGATGCCGCCATCGCGAGCCATCTCGCCGCCGCCTTCCAGCTGGAATCTGCCGGCGAAGCCCCAGCCGCCCTGAGCCTGCAGCTGCCGCGGGTCCAAACGCTCCGCTACGGCGAAAACCCCCATCAAAAAGCCGCGCTGTATGGTCGCTTCAGTGAGTTCTTCGAACAACTGCATGGCAAGGAGCTTTCCTACAACAACATTTTGGATCTGACGGCCGCCGCCGCGCTGATCGAGGAATTCGGAAACGAGATTCCAACGGTGAGCATTCTCAAGCACACCAACCCATGCGGCGTCGGCCAAGGTGCCACGCTCAAGGAGGCCTGGGACAAAGCTTATGCGACCGACAAGCAGGCACCGTTCGGCGGCATTATCGCCACGAACACCCCGCTCGACGAGGCCTGCGCCGAAGCCATCAGCGAGATCTTCAGCGAGGTCATTGTGGCGCCATCGTTCACGCCCGAAGCGCTGGCGGTGCTGCAGAAGAAGAAGAATCTGCGACTACTCAAGGTCCTGAAGAGCCCATTGCAGGACTCCGCCGTCGACATTCGGAGCGTGGGGGCCGGCTCCTTGCTCTGGCAACAACGCGACATCCAAAAGGTCGATCGCAACAGTCTCAAGGTAGTGACACGCCGGGCGCCGACTGAGGCCGAGTTCCAGGCGATGCTCTTCGGATGGCGGATCGTAAAACACGTCAAATCCAACGCGATCGTCTACGCGGGTTCCGACCGGACTCTGGGGATCGGGGCTGGACAAATGAGCCGGGTGGACTCCAGCCGGATCGCAGTGTGGAAAGCCGGCGAGGCGGGTCTAGGTCTGGCGGGCAGCGTGATTTGCAGCGATGCCTTTTTCCCCTTCCCCGACGGCCTGATCGCCGCGGCCAAAGCGGGCGCGACCGCAGCCATTCAGCCCGGCGGATCCGTGCGGGATGCGGAGGTTATTGCGGCAGCCGATGCGCATAACGTCGCGATGGTGTTCACCGGGTTCCGCCATTTCCGACATTAGCACGCAGTCGGACTTGTGGCCACCCCGACTCGGAGTCGGGGTATTCGCTAGCAGGAAGGATGAAACGCGGAGGTGCGGAGACGCACTGACGCGGGCGGAGCGGGACGACGGCGTTCATAAGGTTCACGTCCGTTTTTGGGAGGTGTATGAGTCGTCTACCCTCCGGCACGCAGTGCCTTCCAGCAGCAAAGACCCCGACTCCGAGTCGGGGTCTTTGCTGCTGGACTCACAACTCGGCGATGACCAGCCGGTAGAGCCAGATGGCTTGACCGATCCAGACCGCAGCGATCAGCGCCCACGTTACTCCTTCCATAAGCCCCAGGCGTTTCTGCTTAGGGGCGCTGATC harbors:
- a CDS encoding ATP-dependent Clp protease proteolytic subunit, encoding MHRLILTLGFLLQIWGLGAAPASETKQSPPSDTGARKVYVIPVREEIGTALVFLIRRGVKQAIEDKAELLVLDMETNGGRVDKTEEIIQILNQFPGKTMTYVNRKAFSAGAFISFATQQIYMAPEAVIGAAAPIMVGAGGGAEKVSEAAEAKMISATAALVRASAEKNGHNVDVAEAMIRRTKELVIEGEVLNRQGELLTLTSRGAEKRYGASSKPLLSAGTYPSLADLLIGTGYGSAERVMVEPTGWEQVGSFLSSQMVSSLLLAIGVIGVYLEFKAPGFGLPGIIGGTAFALYFLGGYLAGLSGASWVVIFFLGLALVVVEFFFFPGTLVVGLLGAGMMVLAVVMAVVDAYPRPDGLLPVFPQGDVLLRPLNTLLLATLVTVMGVLALARFLPQTALYRAAGSPVGSGMQTEELLAQRRAQLLGREGVTLTALRPGGKVLLGDDLCDALSRGEMIDKGERIKVVGFSGVEVTVERVV
- the purH gene encoding bifunctional phosphoribosylaminoimidazolecarboxamide formyltransferase/IMP cyclohydrolase — its product is MTRALLSVSDKTGLVPFAQTLAQAGVELISTGGTAQALRSAGLTVKDLSDHTGFPEMLDGRVKTLHPKVHGGLLYLRGNAVHEETAKRHDIPPIDLVVVNLYPFEKTVAKPGVALHEAIENIDIGGPSMLRSAAKNHESVTVIVDPSDYDRVGAEVQASGETTLSLRRALAAKVYARTAAYDAAIASHLAAAFQLESAGEAPAALSLQLPRVQTLRYGENPHQKAALYGRFSEFFEQLHGKELSYNNILDLTAAAALIEEFGNEIPTVSILKHTNPCGVGQGATLKEAWDKAYATDKQAPFGGIIATNTPLDEACAEAISEIFSEVIVAPSFTPEALAVLQKKKNLRLLKVLKSPLQDSAVDIRSVGAGSLLWQQRDIQKVDRNSLKVVTRRAPTEAEFQAMLFGWRIVKHVKSNAIVYAGSDRTLGIGAGQMSRVDSSRIAVWKAGEAGLGLAGSVICSDAFFPFPDGLIAAAKAGATAAIQPGGSVRDAEVIAAADAHNVAMVFTGFRHFRH
- a CDS encoding endonuclease/exonuclease/phosphatase family protein, producing MSFRLTAAWIEPQLAGRLPWALVVLGLLLPLASPLRAAVVAPGVKPVLTVATYNVLYRNTNLNVLLEMVRGLDAGLVCLQETTPRIEQRLRADLATLYPHQVYQTAKGSGGFGVLSRWPLEDVRFLPAENGMRGALLARVTPAGMKVSIEFANVHLRTPQVAGLVSLPGILAGFQKAGEIQDREIRRVHAAFQGMGPRLLMGDFNSFSFGPAQAFLKAQGWTDSLASVHEKPDEMPTWRDQRASMGMGFRIDYLFHTSQFRTISSQVISKGSSDHDPVVSQLQWVEPRP